GCGCTTCCGGTGCCGCTTCCGGTGCGGGTTCCGCTTGTGCTCGCACTTGTGGTCGCGCTTGCGTCCGTGGCTGTGCCGGTGTCTGCGTCCGTGGCTCCGGTTCGGGCGGGGCAGGGGGCGGGACGGCGGATCGGGCTGCCGCGGCGCCGGGCCGGGCCGCCTCGGGGTGGTTCCGCTGGTTGGGGATGGCCGGTATGCCGTCCATCAGTCGTCCCCCCTGCCTTCCGTCGGTGTGGTGGCCAGTCTGCCCTGTCTTGCGGTGAGACGTCAGTCCGCGGTGGACCGATCGCCGTCCAACTGGCCGCCGTACTGCTGTACCACTAGCTGTCGTACTAGCTGACGCATCGTCAGATCGGCGCTACCGTGGGGGGCATGGAGACCTTCCCGAAGATCATCTCGGTGGACGACCACACGGTTGAGCCCCCTCACGTCTGGCGGGACCGGCTCCCGTCCAAGTACCACGACGTCGGCCCCCGCGTCGTACGCGCCCCCCTGAAGGAAATGACCTTCCTGGGCGGCAAGTTCGCCCCGGTCATGGGCGCCAAGGGCGACGACGGCCCGATCGGTGACTGGTGGGTCTACGAAGACCTGCACCGGCCGCTGACCCGACTGGACACGGCGGTCGGATACGACCGCGACGAGATCAAACTGGAAGTCATCACCTACGAGCAGATGCGCCCCGGGTCCTTTTCGGTTCCCGAACGCCTCGCCGACATGGACGTCAACCACGTCCAGTCCGCCCTCTGCTTCCCCACCTTCCCGCGCTTCTGCGGGCAGACCTTCACCGAGGCCAAGGACCGTGAGCTGGGGCTCCTCGGCGTCCGCGCCTACAACGACTGGATGGTGGAGGAGTGGTGCGGCCCGCTCGCGCGGGGCCGGCTGATCCCGCTCACCCTGATCCCGCTGTGGGACCCGCACCTCGCCGCCGCCGAAGTCCGGCGCAACGCGGCGCGCGGCGTGCGGGCCGTCGCGTTCTCGGAGATACCGCCACACTTGGGCCTGCCGTCCATCCACACGGACGAGTGGGACCCCTTCCTGCGGGCGTGCGACGAGACCGGCACGGTCATCGCCATGCACATCGGCTCGTCCTCGAAGATGCCGTCGACCTCGGCGGACGCCCCGCCCGCCGTCGGCTCCACCATCACCTTCGCCAACTGCTGCTTCTCGATGGTCGACTGGCTGATGAGCGGCAAGTTCGAGCGCTTCCCCAACCTGAAGATCATGTACGCGGAGGGCCAGATCGGCTGGATCCCCTACATCCTGGAGCGCGCGAACGTGGTCTGGGAGGAGAACCGCGGCTGGGGCGGGGTCGCCGACAAGGTGCTGCGGCCGCCGTCGGAACTGTTCGCCGAACACGTCTTCGGCTGCTTCTTCGACGACGCCTTCGGACTGAAGAACCTGGACGCGATCGGTGTCGCGAACGTCCTGTACGAGACGGACTACCCCCACTCGGACTCGACCTGGCCGAAGTCCCGCGAGGTCGGCGAGGCCCAGATGGGCCACCTCGCCCCGGACGTCGTGGACCGCATCGTCCGCGGCAACGCGATCGACCTGCTGGGCCTGACCCCGGACGGCCTCTGGCGGGCGTAGACGCGCACACCGCGGTCCCGGTACGGCTTTGGCATGAACGCGGCGCTGCGGGATGCCGTGAACCGGCGCAAGCGCCAGGCGTTCTTCGGCCGCTTGGCCGCGGGCGGGCTCCCCGACCTCACCGGGCCTCTCGGGCCTGCGGCCGAACCGGTGGCCGCAGGCCAGGCGGCCGAGGCCGTAGCGAAAAACGCAGCCGACCCCTCTGTCGCTGAACCCGTGGCAGGCGCCCCCGCCGGGCCTCGCACCGAGGAGTCAACACCCGTGTGCCGGAAGTGAGATGGTGGGGGTCGGGGTCTCGGGATCGGGGGGCTCTTGCGGTTGGGGTGGCCTCAGGGCATGCTTCGCCAGAGCAAACAGGGAGGGGCGGCTGTGGTGGACAAGCGGACCGTGGTGACCGTGGTGCTGTGCTCGGTGGCGGCGCTCGGCGCTTCCGCTGCCATGACCCAGGTGGTGCCCAGCCCTGACGCGCAGCCGTCGGCGCACGCCAAGGCCGCGCCCGCGCCGAAGCGGCCGACCCCATCACCTTCGCGATCGCAATCGTCCGCGCATTCGCAGTTGACCACCCCCAAGCCGGGCGGGACGCCCGCGCCGTCCGGGTCGGCGACGCCCGGCCCCGCGTCCCCGGCCGGTAAGCCCACGGCCATCGCCGGGGCGCTGTTCACCGGCGGGCTCGACGGGGAGCACTTCTGCACGGCGACCGTGGTGCACAGCGCGGGCCGCAACATGATCGTCACGGCCGGGCACTGCCTGGTCGCGGG
This is a stretch of genomic DNA from Streptomyces sp. NBC_00536. It encodes these proteins:
- a CDS encoding amidohydrolase family protein; translation: METFPKIISVDDHTVEPPHVWRDRLPSKYHDVGPRVVRAPLKEMTFLGGKFAPVMGAKGDDGPIGDWWVYEDLHRPLTRLDTAVGYDRDEIKLEVITYEQMRPGSFSVPERLADMDVNHVQSALCFPTFPRFCGQTFTEAKDRELGLLGVRAYNDWMVEEWCGPLARGRLIPLTLIPLWDPHLAAAEVRRNAARGVRAVAFSEIPPHLGLPSIHTDEWDPFLRACDETGTVIAMHIGSSSKMPSTSADAPPAVGSTITFANCCFSMVDWLMSGKFERFPNLKIMYAEGQIGWIPYILERANVVWEENRGWGGVADKVLRPPSELFAEHVFGCFFDDAFGLKNLDAIGVANVLYETDYPHSDSTWPKSREVGEAQMGHLAPDVVDRIVRGNAIDLLGLTPDGLWRA